The genomic interval TGATGGGCTTGATGTCCTGAGTGGGTGGCTGCCCAGGGAGGGTATCAGGCAGCTGAAGGAACAGCAGCTCCTCATCCTGGGTGAGGCTCAGTTCCCTGAGCAGCTCTGCAACAGATACATCCTTCGGGAGACCAGGGGTCTTCCTGGCTGCTCTTGGAAGGGCCTTCGccttgccttcctcttcctcatcgcGTGGCTCCTCTTTCACTgcccaaaggaagaggaagaaaagacgtCAAATAGCCACCCACTCAGCCAGCTCACTGTTCCCAACCCCATACATCCATGTGTCCCACTGTTGCTCGGCCAGAAGGCTAGAGGTGTCAGTCACATAGAGGAGCAAGAAAGAAATCCAAGACATGTGTGACCTCTTAAAATGGGACAGCTGGGGACAGTGTACTGAGATTTATTGTCATGGGAACTCTGAGGAGAGGACTGAGTCTTTGTTCTGTGCCCATACTTTTGAGTGGGAAAGAAAAGGCTGCAATGGTGAGCAGCAACCGTGGAGGCCTTCTAGGGATGGCTAGGGGACGGAAATTAGCTCTCACAGGATACCTTTCACGGCAGGCCCGTCCACTTCCATGTCTTCTTCCTTGGGGCCAGCTGAAAAACGCTTAACATCTGGCTCTTCACTCTCCTCCTTAAAAAGCCACCCTGAGTGAGCCAGTGGCAGCTGCACTGGCATGTTCCGTGTGTCGTTCTTTAGCCCCGGGTCATCGATGAACTGCCAAAGAGTTGGGATCACACAGAATGTCAGCATATGTGTCTGAGCCACAGTCCACTTCAAcacttgtctctttttctttctttggtttttcgagacagggtttctctgtgtagccttgaactcacagagatccacctgcctctgcctcctgagtgctgggattaaaggtatgcaccaccacacccagggctcttttttttgtgtgtgtttacgtgttaCTAGGGACTAAATTGTACACGgaggccaccacgcccggtgctctttttcttttctttgtgtgtgtgtttatgtgttacCAGGGACTAAATTGCACATAGAGAGGaacacttttaaccactgagctgcatgTACCCAGAAGCTCCAGGACATCAGTGGACCCTGCAATCCCTGACCCGACTCCCGGTACCTACATCATCCTTCTCCAGCATGCGCAGGATCTGCTTGGTCTCTTCATccgtttctctcttctcttttttgatGTTGATGATATGAGAGGGTCCCATGTCTGACATATCCACCGTCTTATCCCAGTTCCCTGTGGGAAATCACCAGGGATAAGTAAGGAAGATGGCAACAGCAAGGAAAACCAAACTAGGAATGAAGAAGAATTCCATTGCTCTGCCTTCTCAGGCAGTCTGAACTGCAATCCGGAACTGATCCCGTCCTGGTacctttttttttcatcatttctgcGGGACCCTGCTCGAAGATAGAATGGGACTGGATCACTTCTGGGCGGCCACGTCCCCGTCCATGACCCTCTCGTTGGCGGTCTCTGTCCCGGTCACGCTTTTCCTTCTTCGTGGTTACTTCTTCCTTTGGCCTGGGAAcgagagcagagagaagggtcGGCCTCAGAAAACTAACGTCCCTCGCCCAGCCCATTTCCCCCGACTGAGCAGAGTCTGTGAGCCGGGGAGCATCTCATGAGAATCGGAGCCCGATCCTTTGCTACAGCTTTCCATCTTTGGTAAGGCAGGACCTCTCATGTCCCTTTACTTTACCTTCTTGACCaaaatgggggctgggggggggggttggttttgtttttcactgccTGAAAACAGAAGGGCTGGAACACAGAGGAACTTAAGGGAAGTGTGAAGAGCTTAGTCCACCGCAGCAGTATTAGAAGGGGAAACTGTGAGAGATGGAACCTACTGGACTGTTGTCCAGCccctgaaggaaaacagaaactaagcccttccctctcctccatttctttcttccctcggGCATTCTTTGCCATATCATAGGCCCCAAAGAGAAAACCATATGATGTTATCTCAGCTATTTattacaggggggaaaaaaaggaagaaagaaagaaaaaaggaaggaaggaagaaaacctcTAATCcaaagccgagtgtggtggtacatgcctttaattccagcacttgggaggcagaggcaggaggatctctgtgagttcaaggtttataaagcaagtccaggccagcaagggctattacacagagaaaccctgtcttgaagaaacaaaaacaaaacaaaggagctaggcatggtgatgcacaccttaatcccagcactaggaggcagatctgagaggcaagcagacctctgagttctaggccagcaatctacatagtgagttccaggatatgcAGGGCCATCTAgcgagacactgtctcaaaaacaagcatgCCTCTGCATAACCTCGGATAAAGGATGAATAAGGTAATGGCACAAAATTAAACATTTGGAGCTACACACCTAATTACTTCCCCAAATTCAGGAGCAATACAGGGTAAACATTCATTGATCCTAGCTACTTACTCTTCTTTGATCTTCCGGCTGATGATATTTGGGGTGAAggttttctgaaaaggaaaatacaaagctGTATTTTCGAGGAGCTCAACAGACCATCAGTATCACTGGGGAAACAATTCTGGGAAGGCTTAGTAAGAcaggcctgggggctggagagacggctcagtggttaagagcacttgtctgttctgccagaggtcctgagttcaatt from Acomys russatus chromosome 18, mAcoRus1.1, whole genome shotgun sequence carries:
- the Polr3d gene encoding DNA-directed RNA polymerase III subunit RPC4 encodes the protein MSERNAAGEPSNPGGPRPLLSGGRGLIGRRPAPPLTPGRLPSIRSRDLTLGGVKKKTFTPNIISRKIKEEPKEEVTTKKEKRDRDRDRQREGHGRGRGRPEVIQSHSIFEQGPAEMMKKKGNWDKTVDMSDMGPSHIINIKKEKRETDEETKQILRMLEKDDFIDDPGLKNDTRNMPVQLPLAHSGWLFKEESEEPDVKRFSAGPKEEDMEVDGPAVKVKEEPRDEEEEGKAKALPRAARKTPGLPKDVSVAELLRELSLTQDEELLFLQLPDTLPGQPPTQDIKPIKTEVQGEDGQMVVIKQEKDREARLAENACTLADLTEGQVGKLLIRKSGKVQLLLGKVTLDVTMGTTCSFLQELVSVSLGDSRTGEMTVLGHVKHKLVCSPDFESLLDHKHR